One Rhinopithecus roxellana isolate Shanxi Qingling chromosome 7, ASM756505v1, whole genome shotgun sequence DNA segment encodes these proteins:
- the LOC104657073 gene encoding LOW QUALITY PROTEIN: keratin, type I cytoskeletal 18 (The sequence of the model RefSeq protein was modified relative to this genomic sequence to represent the inferred CDS: substituted 1 base at 1 genomic stop codon), with translation MSFTTRSTFSTNYRSLGSVQAPSYGARPVSSAASVYAGAGGSGSRISVSRSTSFRGGMGSGGLASGMAGGLAGMGGIQNEKETMQSLNDRLASYLDRVRSLETENRRLESKIRKHLEKKGPQVRDWSHYFKIIEDLRAQIFANAVDNARIVLQIDNARLAADDFRVKYETELAMRQSVXNDIHGLRKVIDDTNVTRLQLETEIEALKEELLFMKKNHEEEVKGLQAQIASSGLTVEVDAPKSQDLAKIMADIRAQYDELARKNREELDKYWSQQIEESTTVVTTQSAEVGAAETTLTELRRTVQSLEIDLDSMRNLKASLENSLREVEARYALQMEQLNGILLHLESELAQTRAEGQRQAQEYEALLNIKVKLEAEIATYRRLLEDGEEFNLGDALDSSNSMQTIQKTTTRRIVDGKVVSETNDTKVLRH, from the coding sequence ATGAGCTTCACCACTCGCTCCACCTTCTCTACCAACTACCGGTCCCTGGGCTCTGTCCAGGCGCCCAGCTACGGCGCCCGGCCGGTCAGCAGCGCGGCCAGTGTCTATGCAGGCGCCGGGGGCTCTGGTTCCCGGATCTCCGTGTCCCGCTCCACCAGCTTCCGGGGCGGCATGGGGTCCGGGGGCCTGGCCTCAGGGATGGCTGGGGGTCTGGCAGGAATGGGAGGCATCCAGAACGAGAAGGAGACCATGCAAAGCCTGAACGACCGCCTGGCCTCTTACCTGGACAGAGTGAGGAGCCTGGAGACCGAGAACCGGAGGCTGGAGAGCAAAATCCGGAAGCACTTGGAGAAGAAGGGACCCCAGGTCAGAGACTGGAGCCATTACTTCAAGATCATCGAGGACCTGAGGGCTCAGATCTTCGCAAATGCTGTGGACAATGCCCGCATCGTTCTGCAGATTGACAATGCCCGTCTTGCTGCTGATGACTTTAGAGTCAAGTATGAGACAGAGCTGGCCATGCGCCAGTCTGTGTAGAATGACATCCATGGGCTCCGCAAGGTCATTGATGACACCAATGTCACTCGActgcagctggagacagagatcgaggctctcaaggaggagctgctctTCATGAAGAAGAACCACGAAGAGGAAGTAAAAGGCCTACAAGCCCAGATTGCCAGCTCTGGGTTGACCGTGGAGGTAGATGCCCCCAAATCTCAGGACCTCgccaagatcatggcagacaTCCGGGCCCAATATGACGAGCTGGCTCGGAAGAACCGAGAGGAGTTAGACAAGTACTGGTCTCAGCAGATTGAGGAGAGCACCACAGTGGTCACCACACAGTCCGCCGAGGTTGGAGCTGCTGAGACGACGCTCACAGAGCTGAGACGTACAGTCCAGTCCTTGGAGATCGACCTGGACTCCATGAGAAATCTGAAGGCCAgcttggagaacagcctgagggaggtggaggcccgCTACGCCCTACAGATGGAGCAGCTCAATGGGATCCTGCTGCACCTGGAGTCAGAGCTGGCACAGACCCGGGCAGAGGGACAGCGACaggcccaggagtatgaggcccTGCTGAACATCAAGGTCAAGCTGGAAGCTGAGATTGCCACCTACCGCCGCCTGCTGGAAGATGGCGAGGAATTCAATCTTGGTGATGCCTTGGACAGCAGCAACTCCATGCAAACCATCCAAAAGACCACCACCCGCCGGATAGTGGATGGCAAAGTGGTGTCTGAGACCAACGACACCAAAGTTCTGAGGCATTAA